In Crinalium epipsammum PCC 9333, the following are encoded in one genomic region:
- a CDS encoding PAS domain S-box protein has translation MSTFFHHDPSTVDAGEIQRLHLQIDRLERCLTISSARQHQLMATMPEIAWIANADGSMIDFNPRWYEYSGLGIAESLDWGFLKAIHPEDRDRLICATQQTSTDQQSYSSNLRLLGATGTYQWFKAQASPVVAGDVVEWVGTYTAIVSQEDSAETNLWVDASQQKTESKQIEAERDRFFNLSIDLLCTARLDGYFRRINPAFEKTLGYTKEELLSQPWVNFVHPEDQAATLADLESLATGQPTFYFQNRYLCKDGSFKWLSWAAFPVVEENLVYAVARDITASKQIEETLRRREQEFKTLLDNTPDVVLRCDRDLRYVYVNAEVERTTGMPAASFIGKTLRELNSPPDLCEIWETTLRQVFETNEEQEIEFEGLTVEGLRTYQSRVVPELNSEGFTEYVLIVSRDITELKQAELEIRNFNAELEQRVAERTTQLAAANLHKDELLILEQQARSEAEAAQQRYQDLVNGLVDAIVWECDPVTLKFSFVSQSAENILCYPVVSWLTQVNFWASLIHPEDREWVTIFCSEETLAGRDHEFEYRCIAADGRVVWLRDRAYIVRGVDGKVQKLRGLMLDITQQKQAEAEKEQALAAIKLRADELAKMAAVLAKTNAILEKRNQELDQFAYVTSHDLKAPLRAIANLSNWIEEDLEDVLTDETRHQMQLLRGRVHRMEGLINALLEYSRIGRVKNQIQRVNINDLLAEIIEAIAPPPQFTIEVEPSMPTIVTELLPLQQVFTNLITNAIKHHDREDGRVKISVQDQGKFYKFLVADDGVGIAPQFHEKIFVIFQTLQARDKVENTGVGLALVKKIIENQGGSISLESAEGQGSTFSFTWNK, from the coding sequence ATGAGTACATTTTTCCACCACGACCCCTCTACAGTTGACGCAGGTGAAATTCAAAGATTACACCTGCAAATAGATCGGCTTGAGCGTTGTTTAACAATTAGCTCTGCTCGTCAGCATCAATTAATGGCAACAATGCCAGAGATAGCATGGATTGCTAATGCTGATGGTTCAATGATTGATTTTAACCCTCGTTGGTATGAGTATAGCGGTTTAGGGATCGCGGAATCATTAGATTGGGGTTTCTTGAAGGCGATTCATCCAGAAGATCGCGATCGCCTGATCTGTGCTACTCAGCAAACAAGCACAGATCAGCAAAGTTATTCATCTAATTTACGCTTATTAGGTGCAACAGGAACTTATCAGTGGTTTAAAGCGCAAGCATCCCCAGTAGTGGCAGGCGATGTAGTGGAGTGGGTGGGAACTTATACGGCAATTGTTTCTCAAGAAGATTCAGCAGAAACCAATCTTTGGGTAGATGCCTCTCAACAAAAAACTGAAAGCAAACAAATAGAAGCAGAACGCGATCGCTTTTTTAACCTTTCAATTGATTTACTTTGTACTGCTAGACTTGATGGCTATTTCCGACGTATAAATCCCGCGTTTGAAAAAACCTTGGGATATACCAAGGAAGAACTATTAAGCCAACCTTGGGTCAATTTTGTGCATCCTGAAGATCAAGCTGCAACCCTTGCTGACTTGGAAAGTTTGGCTACAGGTCAACCGACTTTTTACTTCCAAAATCGCTATCTTTGTAAAGATGGCTCATTTAAGTGGCTATCTTGGGCAGCATTTCCAGTAGTAGAAGAAAATTTGGTGTATGCAGTAGCACGTGACATCACAGCTTCTAAGCAGATCGAAGAGACGCTAAGGCGACGGGAACAGGAATTTAAAACACTCTTAGATAATACACCTGATGTAGTTCTGCGTTGCGATCGCGATCTCCGCTATGTCTATGTGAATGCGGAAGTCGAACGCACAACGGGTATGCCAGCAGCAAGTTTTATTGGTAAAACTTTGAGAGAATTAAATTCTCCACCAGATTTATGTGAAATTTGGGAAACAACTTTGCGTCAAGTATTTGAAACAAATGAAGAACAAGAAATAGAATTTGAGGGTTTGACAGTTGAGGGGTTGCGTACTTATCAATCTCGTGTTGTTCCAGAATTAAATTCCGAAGGTTTTACAGAATATGTGTTGATTGTTAGTAGAGATATTACTGAACTCAAACAAGCTGAGTTAGAAATTCGCAATTTTAATGCTGAACTAGAACAACGAGTAGCTGAACGCACAACTCAGTTAGCAGCAGCGAATCTTCACAAAGATGAATTATTAATATTAGAACAGCAAGCGCGTAGTGAAGCCGAAGCTGCACAACAACGCTATCAAGATTTAGTTAATGGGTTAGTTGATGCAATTGTTTGGGAGTGCGATCCGGTTACGCTGAAGTTTTCATTTGTAAGTCAGAGTGCAGAAAATATTCTATGTTATCCCGTTGTAAGTTGGTTAACGCAAGTTAATTTTTGGGCAAGTTTGATTCATCCTGAAGATCGAGAATGGGTGACAATTTTTTGTAGTGAAGAAACACTTGCTGGTCGAGATCATGAATTTGAGTATCGCTGTATTGCTGCGGATGGGCGGGTTGTGTGGTTACGCGATCGCGCTTATATTGTCCGAGGTGTAGATGGAAAAGTGCAAAAACTGCGCGGTTTAATGCTTGATATTACTCAACAAAAGCAAGCAGAAGCAGAAAAAGAGCAAGCGTTAGCAGCTATTAAATTACGGGCAGATGAATTAGCTAAAATGGCAGCAGTTTTGGCGAAAACTAACGCTATTTTAGAGAAGCGTAACCAAGAACTTGACCAATTTGCTTATGTGACTTCACATGATTTGAAAGCACCTTTAAGAGCGATCGCTAATTTGTCTAACTGGATAGAAGAAGATCTGGAAGATGTTCTTACTGATGAAACTCGACACCAAATGCAGCTTCTCCGAGGGCGCGTTCATCGCATGGAAGGGTTGATTAATGCGCTGTTAGAATACTCTCGGATCGGGCGGGTTAAGAACCAAATTCAACGGGTAAATATTAATGATTTACTAGCAGAAATAATTGAGGCGATCGCACCACCACCACAATTTACCATAGAGGTGGAACCAAGTATGCCTACTATCGTCACTGAATTGCTACCTTTGCAACAAGTTTTTACTAATCTGATCACTAATGCTATTAAACACCATGATCGTGAAGATGGACGGGTGAAAATATCTGTCCAAGATCAAGGGAAATTTTATAAATTTTTAGTAGCTGATGATGGTGTGGGGATTGCGCCCCAATTCCATGAGAAAATATTTGTAATTTTTCAAACTTTACAAGCACGGGACAAAGTAGAAAATACTGGCGTTGGTTTAGCTTTGGTTAAAAAAATAATTGAAAATCAAGGAGGTAGTATTAGCCTAGAATCAGCAGAAGGTCAAGGCTCAACATTTAGTTTTACCTGGAATAAGTGA
- a CDS encoding response regulator: MEEKMTNLLLVDDDEIDVMTVQRAFKKNNITNNLYVATNGIEALAMLRSDTNPPVVPPQRRLILLDLNMPKMGGIEFLRELRKDDAIKAIPVIVLTTSNEDKDKVEAYNLNVAGYIVKPVTFSKFVEAVATLNKYWTLSEMP, encoded by the coding sequence ATGGAAGAGAAGATGACTAATTTACTCCTGGTTGATGATGATGAAATTGATGTGATGACCGTCCAACGGGCGTTTAAGAAAAACAACATCACAAATAATCTCTATGTAGCTACCAATGGCATAGAGGCATTAGCTATGCTACGAAGCGATACTAATCCTCCGGTTGTGCCTCCCCAAAGAAGATTGATCTTACTTGATTTAAATATGCCCAAAATGGGAGGAATTGAGTTTTTGCGCGAATTACGCAAAGATGATGCGATCAAAGCTATCCCTGTAATTGTTTTGACAACTTCTAATGAAGATAAAGATAAAGTCGAAGCATATAACCTGAATGTAGCTGGGTATATTGTTAAACCAGTAACTTTTAGCAAATTTGTTGAAGCAGTAGCAACTTTAAATAAATATTGGACTCTCAGTGAAATGCCGTAG